The following coding sequences are from one Rhodobiaceae bacterium window:
- a CDS encoding cytochrome c2: MNQLVKGLSILGLSLALPLAAHASEPDLGKGAKVFKKCAACHTLGEGEGNKIGPNLFGMFERPVASAADFNFSDGMTARAAEIGTWTDENLAEYLTKPRDYVPGTNMSFVGLRKEKDRVNLIAYLRQETGAAAPAAEEEPAAE; the protein is encoded by the coding sequence ATGAACCAGTTAGTCAAAGGTCTCTCCATTCTGGGCCTGTCTCTCGCACTGCCATTGGCGGCTCATGCAAGCGAGCCGGATTTGGGCAAAGGCGCGAAAGTATTTAAGAAATGTGCTGCCTGCCACACCCTTGGTGAGGGAGAAGGCAACAAGATCGGCCCGAACCTCTTTGGCATGTTTGAACGCCCAGTCGCCTCAGCCGCAGATTTCAACTTCTCTGATGGTATGACGGCCCGTGCCGCTGAAATTGGTACCTGGACGGATGAGAACCTGGCTGAATATCTCACGAAGCCCCGTGATTATGTGCCCGGCACGAACATGTCTTTCGTTGGACTGCGGAAAGAGAAGGACCGGGTGAACCTGATCGCCTATCTTCGTCAGGAAACCGGCGCAGCGGCACCAGCAGCAGAAGAAGAACCTGCGGCTGAATAA